The DNA window TGCTTGCGGGCGTTTTGGTGATCTCCTGCAGCGCCGCCGTCGGTGCCCTGCTCTTTCCGGTGTTCGCCCGTATCCTCGACCCCTATTACGCCGCCGTAGTCGCCACGGCGTTTGTTGCGGTGACGACGGCCTGGGGGCCCGCCGCGATGTCCTTCCTCAGGCGGTCCACGGACGAGGCTGGGGAGGTCGAGCCGATGCCGGCCATCCTGCCGCTCAGCGCGTTCTACATCTTTCCATGGACGGCCATTCTGCTGACAGAGCTTGTATTCGTGATCTTTCGATAACGAGCATCCCCGAAACAGGGGGATACGCGATCGAGGAACTCGCCGCCGCTCTCGGAGATCGTGTCGAGGCGGGCGAGGTGCTTGCACGTCTCGACGACGCCGCTCTGCGGTCGCAAGTCGCGCAGGCCGAGGCCGAATCCGCGTGGGCAAGCCCGCCTACGAGGCGTCCGAGGAGGCGGCATCCGAGATAGGCCTGACTGTGATTGCGATCAGCTTCAGCATCGTTGCCGTGTTCGCTCCCGTCAGCTTCATGTCCGGCATTGCTGGGCAGTTCTTCAAGCAGTTCGGGATCACGGTCGCAGTGGCGGTCCTCTTTTCGCTGCTAACCGCACGCCTGATCACGCCGATGTTCGCGGCCTATTTCCTCAATAGCCGCGGCAGCGGGCGCCAGGAGCGTGATGGCTGGATCACGCGGAGCTATATGCGAATCCTGGCATGGACGCTCCGGCATCGCGCGATCACCCTGATCGCGGGCCTCGTCGTCTTCGCGGCGTCGATCGATTCAGCGACGTCGCTTCCAACAGAGTTCGTGCCGCCGACTTCTGATGCTGATGGGGATCGTGACAACGAAGCCATCATGCCGGTAGAGTTCGCGCTACAGGCGGCTGCGCATGGTTCCGACCGTGTTTCGGCGATGATGGATGCCGGCCACAAGCGGGCCCGCCCCATCGTCATGACAACAGTGGCGATGGTGGCGGGAATGGTGCCTTCGGCGCTCGCGCAGGGCGCCGGCGGAGAGTTCCGCGCCCCTATGGCGATCGCGGTGATTGGGGGCCTGTTGCTATCCACGCTTTTATCACTGCTCTTCGTGCCATCGCTGTTCAGTGTCTTGGAGCGCTTGAAGGACGGGCTGAGATGGCTGCTCGTGAGGCTGCTGGGTTTCGAGCGCACCTCCGCAACGCAATCGGAGCCGTCGGGAGAATGAATGGCACAGCAGATCCTCAGACGTCCTATTAGAGGTAAGGTGACAGGCATGGAGCTGCAAAACTCGCCGGCAGTGCAAGACTGTGACTTCGCCATCTCAGCACTGGTCAAGGGCGGCGATGGGAACGGATCGGACCGCCGATAGTTGGTCCGCGGCAAACCACCAAGATCGACACAGTATGCGAAATCCGCTCGTGGTATTTTTCCTGCTCGCATTCGGCCTCTCCTGGGTGCAGGCGTGATTGCCTTGATGCTGCAACTACGCAGGGATCATATCCGCTCCCCTGGATACTGAATCCGCTGCAGGGCACGCTGCTTTTCATAGCCCTCTGGGATCGAGCCTGGCAGGGATTGCAATGACGGCTCGCGAGGCTGGACTGGCCGGCGTCAAGGAA is part of the Chelativorans sp. AA-79 genome and encodes:
- a CDS encoding efflux RND transporter permease subunit, whose protein sequence is MGKPAYEASEEAASEIGLTVIAISFSIVAVFAPVSFMSGIAGQFFKQFGITVAVAVLFSLLTARLITPMFAAYFLNSRGSGRQERDGWITRSYMRILAWTLRHRAITLIAGLVVFAASIDSATSLPTEFVPPTSDADGDRDNEAIMPVEFALQAAAHGSDRVSAMMDAGHKRARPIVMTTVAMVAGMVPSALAQGAGGEFRAPMAIAVIGGLLLSTLLSLLFVPSLFSVLERLKDGLRWLLVRLLGFERTSATQSEPSGE